The window AAGATCCCATAGCCCATGGCCGCGAGATTCAACAGCCATGCCGGCCAGTGGTCGGCACAGCTTCCGGCGATCTCCCAGGCACCGATCTCTGCCTCCCCGACGAAACTGGTGTCGTAACCGGCGGCGATGTGGTGCAGATCGTGACGGCGAAGCGCACGTACGCGAGCCGCGGAGTTCGGAAAGGCCAGTGTCAGCGGTCCGAGTTTGAGCTTGGCCCAATTAGCGCTGTAACCCCCGTCGGAATCCTGCACGAGATTGTCCGAGAAGAAGAGCTTCAATGCTTCTTTGAGTTCGAGACTGTCCTTGAACGCGGGGGCTGCTTGTTCCATCTGTTTTCCTTTCTAGCGGCTCTGGTGCCCAGAAGAGCCCAGGCCCTCTACTAGCATCACCAGACCCGTGCGCAGGCGAGCCTCGGCTTCGCTGCGATTGACGATCCCGGGACCGAGCCAGGCCGGAACCCAGAACGAGTACTGTGCAAAACAAGCCGCTGCCGCATCGAAGGGGTCGATATCGCTGCGAACTTCGCCTCGCTCGATGGCCTGCCGGACCAGACCGATAACGTGCTGCAGAAACTCCAGGCTCAACCCGTCCGAGCCCTCTGGCCCGAGATCGCGAAACACGAGTTCGAGCAGAATCTCCTTGGCCAGATCCGGATAGGCAGCATAGAACTCGAAAAAGCCACCAAAAAGGGCCATGAGCGCGTCGGGCAGAGACGAGGCCGCCTCCGCCCCACGCAAGCCTTCACTGTAGAGACGTCGCAGTTCTTCCTGGAAGACCAGCAAGAGCAATTCGCGCTTGTCCTTCACGTAGAGAAACAGGGTGCCGGTGCCGATCCCGGCCCTCTCGCAGATCTGCCGACCCGTCGTCCCGGCAAAGCCCTGCTTCTCGAAGAGATCCCGCGCCGCGCGCTGTATGCGCTGGAGTTTTTCGGCCTTGTTGCGCTCTCGCAGGCTCATAGAGGTTCCTGGCTCCAAAAACTGATCGTGATCATTATAGATCATGATCATTTTCTGGCAACCCCGAGCGGTGGTCCGAAGAATGGGTCTGGCTCTACCGAGGCCCCGGGTCCGAGCCGATACGCCCGGCCTGGGATCCACTGGGTTGCCGAAAATCCTCGATTCCGGCCCCTGGGTGCCAGACCCATTCTTCGGACCACAACCTACAGGCTGGAAAGAAGGAGTTTTGTGATGGAGGTGGCGATCCTTGCGTTTGCCTCTTCGGTCACATGCCCGAAGTGATCCAGGAACTGATCGCCCTCGACCTCATCGAAAAGGCCGTGCAATGGGAAATACGTCTCATCCGCGTCGCGAGCCAACCGGTCGTCTACCAGCCGAGAGCAAGCCCTCTGCATCGTCATCATATTGGCGCCCAGAGTCTTCCGTTCGGCCAATAGCCGAGTCTC of the bacterium genome contains:
- a CDS encoding TetR/AcrR family transcriptional regulator encodes the protein MSLRERNKAEKLQRIQRAARDLFEKQGFAGTTGRQICERAGIGTGTLFLYVKDKRELLLLVFQEELRRLYSEGLRGAEAASSLPDALMALFGGFFEFYAAYPDLAKEILLELVFRDLGPEGSDGLSLEFLQHVIGLVRQAIERGEVRSDIDPFDAAAACFAQYSFWVPAWLGPGIVNRSEAEARLRTGLVMLVEGLGSSGHQSR